Proteins encoded by one window of Cloeon dipterum chromosome 2, ieCloDipt1.1, whole genome shotgun sequence:
- the LOC135936893 gene encoding G protein alpha q subunit-like, translated as MACCLSEEAKEQKRINAEIEKQLKNDKRNARRELKLLLLGCGESGKSTFIKQMRIIHGSGYSDEDKKSFTKLIYQNVFMAMQSMIKAMGMLSIEYGDPASQAKADEIMEEDFETVTSFEAPYSNHIEELWKDTGIQEAYNRRREYQLTDSALYYMSDLERIKAPDYLPTEQDILRARQPTTGIIEYPFDLDSIIFRMVDVGGQRSERRKWIHCFENVTSIIFLAVLSEYDMILFESDNENRMNESLALFRTIITYPWFNNSSIILFMNKKDLLEEKIMYSHLIDYFPDFDGPKQDDISAKNYILKKYLAENPDPERTCYSHFTTATDTENIKLVFCAVKDTIMQNALKEFNLA; from the exons atggCGTGCTGTCTGTCCGAAGAAGCTAAGGAGCAGAAGAGAATAAACGCGGAAATTGAGAAGCAGCTGAAAAATGACAAGAGGAATGCGAGGAGGGAACTCAAACTGCTGCTTCTCGGATGCGGTGAGTCCGGAAAGTCGACCTTCATCAAGCAGATGAGAATTATCCACGGTTCCGGTTACTCGGACGAAGACAAGAAAAGCTTCACCAAGCTGATCTACCAGAACGTCTTCATGGCCATGCAATCCATGATCAAAGCCATGGGCATGCTCAGTATCGAATACGGAGACCCTGCTAGCCAG GCAAAAGCTGACGAAATCATGGAAGAGGACTTTGAAACGGTCACCTCCTTCGAGGCTCCTTACTCTAACCACATTGAAGAGCTGTGGAAAGACACTGGCATCCAGGAGGCTTACAACAGACGTCGTGAATATCAGTTGACGGATTCAGCCTTATA CTACATGTCTGATCTAGAAAGAATCAAAGCCCCCGACTATCTGCCAACCGAGCAGGATATTTTGCGTGCTCGTCAGCCTACCACTGGAATTATCGAGTACCCATTCGATTTGGACTCCATCATCTTCCG AATGGTAGACGTCGGCGGCCAGCGATctgaaagaagaaaatggaTTCACTGTTTCGAGAACGTGACCTCAATCATTTTCTTGGCCGTGCTCAGTGAATACGACATGATCTTGTTCGAATCCGACAATGAG AATCGTATGAACGAGTCCTTAGCTCTGTTCCGAACCATTATTACTTATCCTTGGTTTAACAACTCGTCGATCATTCTCTTCATGAACAAGAAGGATTTGTTGGAAGAGAAGATTATGTATTCCCATTTGATTGATTACTTCCCTGACTTTGATG GGCCGAAGCAGGACGACATTTCCGCCAAGAACTACATCTTGAAGAAATATTTGGCTGAGAATCCTGACCCTGAGAGAACTTGCTACTCTCACTTTACAACGGCCACAG ATACTGAGAACATCAAGCTTGTGTTCTGCGCTGTCAAAGATACCATCATGCAGAACGCCCTCAAAGAATTCAACTTGGCTTAA
- the LOC135938000 gene encoding alpha-tocopherol transfer protein-like → MGLKSNELNIRELPPDLLESAIKNLNEDPKRRAADVQAIRDWLKKQPHIKGDLDDQTIVNFLRGCKFSLERTKEKLDMYFTIKSAVPEFFGERDFKSKKMAEILDLAFYFPLPEPDDLGRRVCLLRAGQNDPNLIKMEDVFKANFMMMDMMIRTDDRAVINGIVNVMDMGSLSMGHVSQMTPSFVKKVTVCSEEGYPIRPKGQNFINTPTFFNVIYNIFNSFVKEKIAKRNFVHGKNMESLYENVPQRLLPTEYGGKAGSIADINKAYVKQLLEFNDWYIKDAKSGVDEKKRPGKPKTSQDIFGLEGSFRQLNVD, encoded by the exons ATGGGTCTCAAGAGCAACGAGCTGAATATCCGCGAGCTGCCACCTGACCTTCTGGAAAGCGCGATCAAGAACCTTAACGAGGACCCTAAACGAAGGGCAGCCGACGTGCAAGCCATCAGGGACTGGCTGAAGAAACAGCCACACATCAAGGGTGACCTTGACGACCAGACCATCGTGAACTTCCTCCGAGGGTGCAAGTTCAGCTTGGAAAGGACCAAAGAAAAGCTAGACATGTATTTCACGATTAAATCGGCGGTGCCCGAGTTTTTCGGCGAGCGGGATTTCAAGTCGAAGAAGATGGCAGAAATTTTAGACTTGGC ATTTTACTTTCCCTTACCGGAACCGGACGATTTAGGAAGAAGGGTTTGTCTGCTTCGTGCTGGACAAAATGATCCaaacttgattaaaatggAGGATGTCTTCAAG gccaATTTCATGATGATGGACATGATGATCAGGACCGACGATCGAGCCGTTATAAACGGGATTGTAAATGTTATGGACATGGGCAGTTTGTCAATGGGCCACGTTTCCCAAATGACACCGAGTTTTGTAAAGAAGGTTACTGTTTGTTCAGAG gagGGCTACCCTATCCGCCCAAAGGGTCAGAACTTCATCAATACGCCtaccttttttaatgtgatttacaacattttcaactcttttgttaaagaaaaaatcgcaaagagg aattttgtgCATGGGAAGAACATGGAATCACTATATGAAAATGTGCCGCAACGACTTCTGCCTACCGAATATGGAGGCAAAGCAGGTTCAATCGCAGATATAAATA AGGCTTACGTGAAACAGTTGCTTGAGTTCAACGACTGGTACATAAAAGATGCTAAAAGTGGCGTGGACGAGAAGAAGCGACCTGGCAAGCCGAAAACCTCGCAAGACATCTTTGGGCTTGAAGGCTCTTTCCGCCAATTGAACGTCGATTAA